One region of Thiorhodovibrio frisius genomic DNA includes:
- a CDS encoding DUF4400 domain-containing protein produces the protein MSADRQSQSGWLWGLTVAIVLFVMEFILLSALVPTEWSNRVQEQEAEWMRQTLGAKTAQAIFERSESWSEQLFVRSGLMAGSYDLLLPDEVRIKKAPELGKLAESPIWPLIKDRLDVIWQSLDMAVQRVVHLLAWWPFLAFALVGGILDGLLRRRIRQSGFDYPSPLAHRLAVGSLLWIGVGVSLSLLLPVPIPALVAPMLATLIALTVGAMVTQTQKRL, from the coding sequence ATGTCCGCTGACCGACAATCACAGTCCGGCTGGCTGTGGGGCCTGACGGTTGCAATCGTCCTGTTCGTGATGGAATTTATCCTGCTCTCGGCGCTGGTGCCAACGGAGTGGTCCAACCGGGTTCAGGAACAGGAAGCCGAGTGGATGCGGCAGACCCTGGGTGCCAAGACGGCCCAGGCGATCTTCGAGCGCTCCGAGTCCTGGTCAGAGCAATTGTTTGTCCGCTCCGGACTGATGGCCGGAAGCTATGATTTGCTATTGCCTGATGAGGTGCGCATCAAGAAGGCACCGGAACTGGGCAAGCTGGCGGAAAGCCCCATCTGGCCATTGATCAAAGACCGCCTCGATGTGATCTGGCAGTCGCTGGACATGGCGGTTCAGCGGGTGGTTCATCTGCTCGCCTGGTGGCCCTTTCTCGCCTTTGCCCTGGTCGGGGGAATCCTCGACGGGCTGTTGCGCCGGCGCATTCGCCAATCGGGGTTTGATTATCCCAGCCCGCTCGCGCACCGACTGGCGGTGGGGTCATTGCTGTGGATCGGAGTGGGCGTGTCGCTGAGCTTGTTGCTTCCTGTGCCGATACCGGCACTGGTCGCGCCAATGCTTGCCACCCTAATCGCCCTGACTGTTGGGGCGATGGTCACGCAGACGCAGAAACGTCTTTGA
- the traD gene encoding conjugative transfer system coupling protein TraD (Members of this protein family are the putative conjugative coupling factor, TraD, as the term is used for the SXT and TOL plasmid systems.) translates to MDRYTNPWRPNYEAIAVAVWLLLAAFSFASAPHWRLHTPAFHAFSLGALVMALTWLPGALRMRTARRALNGRPLAFVTAEELAKTMYRVKGQLWLGKGFEWERDQAQLAHDLLRVGPSRLAEVSLTAIGAHWLHGLAPREKDLAVPLSTMEGHLLVVGTTGAGKTRLFDLLVTQAVLRGEAVLIIDPKGDRELRDNARRACALAGRPESFSAFHPAYPEHSCRIDPMATFGRHTELASRIAALVPSETGADPFKAFGQMAMSHIIAGLLLVAERPNLLKLRHYLEGGIDALVERALVTYCNQVDRRFDADAILSKARDGQGRVMALIRHYRQRVAPQQPSSVIDGLVNMHEHERVHFSKMVASLMPVLVMLTSGELGPLLSPNPDIDNDARSLMRMTDLINDRSVAYIGLDSLSDGMVGSAIGSLLIAELTSIAGDRYNYGVKNHSVSVFIDEAAEVMNDPFVQLLNKGRGAGLRVTVATQSFADFAARTGSRDKATQVLANLNNLIALRVLDAETQTYITDSLPKIRLKTIMRTQASSTQSDNPLLFSGNAGERLIEEEGDLLPPALLGHLPNLEYIGRLAGGRTIKGRLPILVADKGDGAGVPLGAKPAGDDQFNVR, encoded by the coding sequence ATGGATCGCTACACCAACCCCTGGCGGCCGAACTACGAGGCCATCGCCGTCGCCGTCTGGCTGCTGCTGGCGGCCTTTTCCTTTGCCAGCGCGCCCCATTGGCGGTTGCATACCCCAGCCTTTCATGCCTTCTCGCTCGGTGCGCTCGTCATGGCGCTGACCTGGCTGCCGGGGGCGCTCAGAATGCGCACGGCTCGCCGGGCGCTCAACGGTCGACCCTTGGCCTTTGTCACCGCCGAGGAACTGGCCAAGACCATGTACCGCGTCAAAGGCCAGCTTTGGCTTGGCAAAGGCTTCGAGTGGGAGCGCGACCAGGCCCAGCTCGCGCATGATCTGCTGCGGGTTGGTCCCTCGCGCCTGGCCGAGGTGTCCCTCACCGCCATCGGCGCCCATTGGCTGCATGGCCTGGCCCCTCGCGAGAAAGACCTGGCGGTTCCCCTGTCCACCATGGAAGGGCATCTTCTGGTCGTTGGCACCACCGGTGCTGGCAAGACCCGGCTGTTCGATCTATTGGTCACCCAAGCGGTCCTGCGCGGGGAAGCCGTGCTGATCATCGATCCCAAGGGCGACCGGGAATTGCGCGACAATGCGCGCCGGGCATGTGCCCTGGCAGGACGCCCGGAGTCCTTCTCCGCCTTTCATCCCGCCTATCCGGAGCACTCCTGCCGCATTGATCCGATGGCGACCTTCGGGCGCCATACCGAACTGGCCAGCCGCATCGCCGCGCTGGTGCCGTCAGAGACCGGCGCCGATCCCTTCAAAGCCTTCGGGCAGATGGCCATGAGCCATATCATCGCCGGGTTGCTGTTGGTCGCCGAGCGGCCGAATCTGCTTAAGCTGCGGCACTATCTGGAAGGCGGGATCGATGCGCTGGTCGAACGGGCGCTTGTGACCTACTGCAACCAAGTGGACCGGCGCTTCGATGCCGATGCCATTCTCAGTAAAGCCAGAGACGGGCAGGGCAGGGTGATGGCCCTGATCCGCCACTACCGCCAGCGCGTCGCCCCCCAGCAGCCATCCTCGGTCATCGACGGCCTGGTCAATATGCACGAGCATGAGCGGGTGCATTTCTCCAAGATGGTCGCGAGCCTCATGCCCGTGCTGGTCATGCTGACCTCGGGCGAACTGGGGCCGCTGTTGTCGCCTAACCCTGACATCGACAACGACGCCCGCAGTCTGATGCGCATGACGGACCTGATCAATGATCGCTCGGTCGCCTACATTGGCTTGGATTCTTTGTCCGACGGCATGGTCGGTAGCGCTATCGGTTCGCTCCTGATCGCTGAGCTGACCTCCATCGCCGGAGATCGTTACAACTACGGAGTCAAAAACCACTCGGTCAGCGTCTTCATCGACGAGGCCGCCGAGGTGATGAACGACCCTTTCGTGCAACTGCTGAACAAAGGCCGTGGTGCCGGTCTGCGCGTGACGGTCGCGACCCAGAGCTTCGCCGACTTTGCCGCGCGCACCGGCAGCCGTGACAAGGCCACCCAGGTGCTGGCGAATCTGAACAACCTCATCGCGCTCAGAGTCCTCGATGCCGAGACCCAGACCTACATCACCGACAGCCTGCCGAAGATCCGGCTCAAGACCATCATGCGCACCCAGGCGAGCAGCACCCAGTCGGATAACCCGCTGCTGTTCAGCGGCAATGCCGGGGAGCGTTTGATCGAGGAGGAGGGCGACCTGCTGCCGCCGGCCTTGCTGGGGCACTTGCCGAATTTGGAATACATCGGAAGGCTCGCGGGCGGGCGCACGATCAAGGGGCGGTTGCCGATTTTGGTTGCGGACAAGGGGGACGGTGCTGGCGTGCCCCTTGGTGCCAAGCCTGCTGGGGACGATCAATTCAATGTCCGCTGA
- the mobH gene encoding MobH family relaxase has protein sequence MSRWLNAGGEEQTATRPPTKTAMAAAPSPSFNDEEIPRYPPFVKGLPLPTLPQLMATQSELIARLRKELMLGDDDDGTNRWESYILPVIERYAAFVHLIPASEAHHHRGAGGLYRHGLEAAFHATRSSKGVMIGLDRPRVERRQLEPRLRVAAALGGLFHDAGKVIHDVTATDRDGRSSWSPIDQDLDDWANQRGLDRYFLHWREQRAQGGHEAFNLIALKRILPARVERWLSHPDPNLYSGFLAAITGVPHSSPLVELVRKADRVSVEQDLREHRIESIDTAVGVPVDRYLIDAMRRLLHDGRWTVNFPGARVWLFADLGLHLVWPAAAKDMSELLAKDRVPGIPRDPDTIAEVLLERGLAIPRLDALGQHPTWRMAPALLSGENGKPVELAMLRLKDTGVLFPFGAPGTVELWSAPEESQPARSEPQRPSEPVVASQDAPSGQPESTPASVGTTVPLASEPSVVSAAGKPSEPSPALSSNPSTAAIEQARRWLTKSSTSTARLAKTIDSLDRDLHTHALWRDGLLWLRYPDWFETTGWPAPEAAQALSEDGWLEPDPQTPMRRVRDHAGQRWLALNAQLSEQLGTVLGEPRDRQPAPEDPEATIRQPDQSVLVGPPSARTDPDDPRLIEIILRELAIQHGGGDGSHACVLEQRQLKALARKHHLGVFRLRTRLLNDPRVREDNQRRLVVTI, from the coding sequence ATGTCACGCTGGCTGAACGCGGGTGGCGAGGAGCAGACCGCGACCAGGCCGCCAACAAAAACCGCCATGGCGGCAGCGCCATCACCGTCGTTCAACGACGAGGAGATTCCCCGCTATCCGCCCTTCGTCAAGGGACTGCCGCTGCCAACCCTGCCGCAGCTCATGGCCACCCAGTCCGAGCTGATCGCGCGCTTGCGCAAGGAGCTGATGCTCGGCGATGACGATGACGGCACCAACCGCTGGGAGTCCTATATCCTGCCCGTCATCGAACGCTACGCAGCCTTCGTGCATTTGATCCCGGCCAGCGAGGCGCATCATCACCGAGGCGCTGGCGGACTCTACCGCCATGGGCTCGAAGCGGCGTTCCATGCTACTCGCTCCAGCAAGGGGGTGATGATTGGCCTGGATCGCCCGCGCGTCGAACGCCGCCAGCTCGAACCCAGGCTGCGGGTCGCCGCGGCCCTGGGCGGGTTGTTCCATGATGCCGGTAAGGTGATTCACGATGTCACCGCCACCGACCGCGACGGTCGTTCCTCCTGGTCGCCGATTGACCAAGACCTGGACGACTGGGCCAACCAACGGGGCCTGGATCGCTACTTCCTGCATTGGCGCGAGCAACGCGCCCAAGGCGGGCATGAGGCGTTCAACCTGATCGCGCTCAAACGCATTCTGCCAGCACGGGTTGAACGCTGGCTGTCGCATCCGGACCCAAATCTCTACAGCGGCTTTCTGGCCGCCATCACCGGCGTTCCGCACAGTAGCCCGTTGGTTGAACTGGTCCGCAAGGCCGACCGGGTCAGCGTCGAACAGGATCTGCGCGAGCATCGTATCGAATCCATCGACACCGCCGTTGGTGTGCCCGTGGATCGCTACCTGATCGATGCCATGCGCCGGCTGCTGCATGACGGGCGCTGGACGGTCAATTTCCCCGGTGCGCGGGTGTGGCTGTTTGCTGATCTCGGGCTCCATCTGGTCTGGCCGGCGGCGGCCAAGGACATGAGCGAACTGCTGGCCAAGGACCGGGTGCCGGGTATTCCGCGTGATCCTGATACCATCGCTGAAGTGCTCCTGGAACGCGGTTTGGCGATTCCAAGGCTCGATGCGCTCGGCCAGCATCCGACCTGGCGGATGGCGCCGGCGCTGTTGTCCGGTGAGAATGGCAAGCCGGTTGAGCTGGCGATGCTGCGACTGAAAGACACAGGGGTGCTGTTTCCCTTTGGCGCGCCGGGCACCGTGGAGCTTTGGTCGGCGCCGGAGGAGTCACAGCCAGCGCGATCCGAGCCCCAGCGCCCATCTGAGCCGGTGGTAGCCTCCCAGGACGCGCCTTCAGGCCAGCCGGAGTCCACGCCGGCGTCTGTCGGGACAACAGTGCCGCTGGCATCGGAGCCATCGGTGGTATCGGCTGCGGGAAAACCGTCCGAGCCGAGCCCCGCTTTATCGTCAAACCCCTCCACGGCCGCCATCGAACAAGCCCGCCGCTGGCTCACCAAATCCTCCACCAGCACTGCGCGCCTCGCCAAGACCATCGATTCCCTGGACAGGGATCTTCACACCCACGCCCTCTGGCGCGATGGGCTCCTGTGGCTGCGCTATCCTGATTGGTTCGAGACGACCGGCTGGCCCGCCCCCGAGGCCGCGCAGGCTCTGAGCGAGGACGGTTGGCTGGAGCCTGATCCGCAAACGCCCATGCGCCGGGTGCGAGATCATGCGGGCCAGCGCTGGTTGGCGCTGAACGCGCAACTCTCCGAGCAGCTCGGCACCGTGCTGGGTGAGCCGAGGGACCGTCAGCCAGCGCCGGAGGACCCCGAGGCGACGATTCGCCAACCGGATCAAAGCGTCCTTGTCGGCCCACCATCCGCGAGGACCGATCCCGACGACCCGCGTCTGATCGAGATCATTCTGCGCGAGCTGGCCATTCAGCACGGCGGTGGTGATGGTTCCCACGCCTGCGTCCTTGAGCAACGCCAGCTCAAAGCACTGGCCCGAAAGCATCACCTCGGGGTGTTTCGCCTGCGTACCCGGTTGCTGAACGACCCGCGCGTGCGCGAGGACAATCAGCGCCGCCTGGTTGTGACGATCTGA
- the mobI gene encoding conjugative transfer protein MobI(A/C) — protein MAEWLDQEQDALRIHAEIEEVSTMLRLRAERKRQGARAGCSRLGVRMRSPRRPGGSFTLEWFLVDRPGRTQYLPRGRGDRYNRPAFNRAVPWERRIALEAERPLGAIRERLRLIKDLERRLQELQTLLAQPLPSAETDSEDETIREGRAS, from the coding sequence ATGGCCGAATGGTTAGACCAGGAACAAGACGCTCTGCGCATTCATGCCGAGATCGAGGAGGTCAGCACCATGCTGCGCCTGCGCGCCGAGCGCAAACGTCAGGGTGCTCGCGCGGGGTGCTCCCGGCTCGGGGTGCGGATGCGCTCGCCGCGCCGACCGGGCGGCAGCTTCACCTTGGAATGGTTTCTGGTTGACCGTCCCGGTCGCACCCAGTATCTGCCGCGCGGACGAGGGGACCGTTACAACCGCCCGGCCTTCAATCGGGCAGTGCCCTGGGAGCGGCGCATCGCCCTGGAGGCCGAACGCCCGCTCGGCGCGATTCGGGAACGGCTGCGCCTGATCAAAGACCTGGAGCGGCGGCTGCAGGAACTCCAGACCCTGCTCGCCCAACCGCTGCCGAGCGCCGAGACGGATTCAGAGGATGAGACGATCCGGGAGGGCCGCGCATCATGA